CAGCAATGACCTTGCATCGAGTCAATCTtcatgccttttttttttctctcaccaGTCAAATGTGATGGTCTATGAAGTGCAGGATTATCAGTTTCTCATGTTTGAGGACTTCTAAGTTTGAATGTTGTATGATGAAACAGGAAGCTATACTGTTGGACCTTCTAAGGGTCATCAGCCATCACCGAGCTAGACTTGCCACGCCAATTAGAACTGTTCAGAAGATATATAGTGACACTGATTTGGAAAATGTTCCATTTGCGGATTCTATCTATAGCCGAGGTGGAATGCCATCCAACCGTCCTTTGCTATTAATTGAACCTTCTTACAGAATCAATGGAGAAGATAAAGCAAAATCTCAAGCTCGTTCTGGCAGAGGAGTTGGAGACCAAGAAAATAGGGGTGCACCGAGGTCTGCATCTGACACCAAAACTGGAGGTAGCCCAAAGTCAGACCCCAAGGCCAAAGAAACACAAAAATCTGAAAATAAGGTGGATGCCAGAACTGGGGAGACACCAAATTCCCATGCCAAGGATAACATACAAGCTACAACAGCATCCACCTCTGATCCCAAGATAGGGGATAAAACGCCAGTGAAATCAACACCCAATTCTGTCCCGAAGACATCAAACTCTGCAGAAGCATCAAGTTCTGAATCCAAAGCAGCAGGCTTAGTTTCCAATAATGTGCCACAAAACAAAAAGATCAGCAACCAGCCTAAGAGTGTGAGTCCTGGGAGACAGAATAGCCAGTCTGATAATCCTTCAGTTTCCTTAAAAGAAGCTGGTACTGACAAAGCAAGTGGATTGCAGCAATCATCCCAATTAAAACAGGGAGCTGAGAGACAATCAGTCACTCAGCCCTCAGTGTCAAGACCTGCATTAGAGGAAAATCTTGTTCTTGGTGTCGCTTTGCAGGGCTCAAAGAGAACCCTTCCCATTGACGAAGTCATGAATTCCCATTCAACTTCAGAAGAGGCAAAAGAAATGGCTGCTGCTGCAGGCAGAAATGGAGCTGCATCTCCAACTGGTGAGAAGGATGGGAAAGATGATTGTCAAAATCAAACCCCTCCTAGTTCTACATCTGCCAACCAGTGAAAATTATGTGAATTCATCTTTGCCGATATACTAACTTTTGCCCTTCTGAACTGCTAACCTTTTGTATTGGAACCTTCAATTTCTCCATGATTATTGCGATTATACTTTGTTTCTCTTCACATTGTTTATACAGCATATAGAAATGTACCATTTTCTAAGCtgtaaatgattttatttgtaaattaaTCAGTTAATAACTTGATTGGCGCTGGAGTCTCCCATTTGTGTTAATCGTTGAATGCCCCATAGAGCTTTCAAATTTATCATTCAACACCAGTCGAATGAATGCCAACACTCTTGTTTTCTTTAGTAAATGGCAAATTTTTGAATGGATATGATCCTTAAACCCAATACACAGGCATACTCTTATGGCTACTCCAGTATTGGCCAATACTTTATTTTTGAGAGACTAAGGGGAGTTTGGACTAGAGGTTCAAAAGAGTTATTGAAGATTTCATAAATGTTTGCTAAACCCATCAATCAGCTGTTATTTAGCTAATAAGTCTCCTGTATTGCTGCATTTAGGAAATGCagtaaagttataaaattagaGTTGTTTTAACAACGGTTgctgttttaatttaaaaagaccattttatccaatttttttcaatatatatatctcCGTATCAATGTATTATACACacgattcttatattttttatttatttaataataaattaaatataatttaataaaaaaagtaaatatttattcaaataataaaataaattatttgatgtaataaattaataattacattacatatttaatagtaaaataaattatagaaatacttttttagttaatttacacattcgtcacacaaaattttaatataattagttCTTATCATCTTCTAATTATCAATTGTATCTTACCGTTAAATCAAACTATTcctcaaaaacaaaaaaagcatGCCCGTATGAGCATGGGTTTCTAGTTCTTAATTATTAATGGAACGagtgtttaaaaaaaaattgacataTAAGTTAAATGCTCATGTGAGCAATTATTTTTctcagttttttaaaattttttgccaATTTGTCAATTTGTGAGTGAGAGGAGCTACGTAAAATGGAGGTTCTGATTTCTGAACCAAAAGTTTACGGTCAGACCCGGCCAGGGCTCGGATCCGAACTGAAACGAATTTCCACTCCTCTAGAACCAGAACAAAACTGGACCGATGGATTGTCCGGTTCAAATGGCAGCAAGAACGGATGCGACTCTGCTAACGATTGTCCGATTGAAAGCGGAAGGCCGAAATTATTCGAAAAGCGATAGCAATAACCAAAAAGACAGTGATGGTTTTCCATTGCCAATCGGAGGGACCCCTAAAAACACTTCTTTGCCATGCCTTTCTCTCACCAAGCCATCTTGGGTGGTGCGAACTGAGGCAAGCTCCTTCTTTCTCTCCTGAAATTTAGTCATGTCATGGTAGGAGCTCATATCCATGATTGGTTTTGAGGTAGTGTAGCAATTTTgccaaattttcaattttttttcataatcttGTTACCAATTACCATGAGGTGAGTCGAAGACGCGGAATTTATTTGAATCTCGCCATTAAATTGCTGCCAATAATCAATATTCTGGACTCTTTTTTTTGTTGCAGTCTAATGTCCGGAAAGAAATAAGGAAGAGGCCTAATCCGCCATGTGTGGTTTGCAAGGGGACTGGAAGAGTTGATTGTCATTATTGTTTTGGAAAGGGTCTCTCCACCTCCCTAAACTGcctcaatttcttttttctttcaattttttcatcCATTCTCTTGTGATTTGACAAAGTATCAGTTATTCAGATTCAACCAACCTGTTGTATGGTAGGATCATAGACTCCCCCTCTCTTGAAGTCATACAATGTTGTGGAAATACATTTCTTAAGTGGCTATACTGTTTTGCAAAAGATAAAGCTTCAGGCTTTTTACTATTATGAAGTGAAGCAATAATCAAGTTCAAGTGAAGATCATTCAGTGCATATGCACTTTTACTAACAATTTTATGTGGTGTGCTTTCTATATTTTAAGGAGAATTTGTGTTTTTTATGAAGGAGGGAGCTCTGATCCAGGTGTATCCTAGAATTTGCTTTCCCTGTCTGTATATTGCTTTGTTGTCTACAAGCTTGCACAAACAAGTGTACATATATGAGCTTCACTGTGATGCTATTGCCTTTCTTTTTTCCTTCCTCTTCTGTGACATTATTTTCTGTGTTGAATGTTGTAGGCAGGACAAATTTTGTTCATTTAGCAATGCTTCCCAAAGGGGAGTGGCCAAAATGGTGAGATATCATaatatttgttaaattaaatattctcAAGTTTGTGAACTATTTTACTCTTATATTGACTGAACTACCATAAACCTTTGCTTCTCCAGGTGTAGGACTTGTGGTGGCAGTGGCCTTGGCTATTGCTCTCGTTGTCTAGGCACAGGAGAGTATAGATATATAATGGGCTTCCACTTCATGAATAGAGATTCCAATGATAAGGGACCTCGAAGTGCAGCTGATCAACTTCATAGTGGAGATCAATTGAATTCAAACCAGGCAGATAAGGATTCAAAGGATACTAATGTTTGATCCagatcaatttttctttttgcaaCTAGAATATGAGTACTCTGAAAAGACAGGCAGACAGCTACTGCTTCTGTTGATTGTACCGAGGGCCAACTGCTGTAACATTGTTAACGTGTCAAGAAAGTGTAGCATACCGTAAATTTGGCATATCATCTTTTATGATCTACTAGATGTAGTTGCAATGTTTGGCTCTTCAATCTGGAAGAAGCTCTCCAAGTTGGAATGCGTTTTGTTTTTTTCAAGTTAAAAAGAGATCCACATTAAAAAGGCCATCTGGCCCAAATAGGTACGTCAAATGGCTATTGGTCTAAAACAATATACATGAAACCCAAAGGTTCTACAGcccaaaaaaaaatgaataaccCACCCTAGACCCGGAAGACACCTCGACTGGACACCTAGACTTGGCAAAAATCAGAAACGCGTCCCCCCACACATCACAGAGTCTTTAGGCGCCGTTGCGGATCAAGATTGGACAGAAACGGGTACTCCTTGCATTGTAGCCGAAGCCATAATAATCCAACCGAAGACCAGAGAAGAGCACTTGGCATTGAGCAACTAAAACTAGAGCTTCCATATACGAAAATGAGCAACGCGAATAGCAGAGAAAATACATGCATGGTCAGGATAAGTGGTGGCAGTGGATGCcagagaagaaaaggaaaaccttGTACAATAGAATCCCACATCCACTGTTAGGACCAAGAAGAGAACCTCCAAATGCAGAAGAAATGCCTGCGGAAGGAAGAAAAACGCATGGTACTCATTGATTCAGGTCTCCTGCTCCTCCATGCTTCTTCTCACTTCCACCCTTAGGCGGCACCCATAACACCCACGGGAAGGAAACCTTCAAATACATAAAAGAAACCACAATCACAAACAACACTGAAAGAAGAAACAAACACTGGCACCGCTGCTACCAACAATctcaaaatgaaaatatttacaCCTCTTCCCGGTGGGGAGAGGTGGTCCACAGTTGAGCGGAGGGACAGAGTGCACAAGGAAACCTTCAGAAATGGGGCAAGAAAAATCAGTAGAAACCCGATATAAACAGAAGTCTACTACCTCAGAGAAAATTCTCTCTTCAAGAGAAGAGCGAGACTAGAAGACTCTTCACCTATAAGCTGGAATGCTTGTTGGCAGTGTGTATCGTGATGACTAAATGTGGATGAATATTTTCATGTGGTTTGATTCAAAATGTTCAGAAGTTCTTCATGAAGCCTTAACTTAATACAAGTACGTATCAATGCTCTTTAACTTAAAGAACTGGCTTGTATGAAGTGTTTTTACATGTTATTATTGACCATTTTCTGACTTTACGCTCATGAATATCATTTTGCTTATTGATCTGAtgttctctcttttcttttgagtttatttctGTGGACTACTTGCCATTTCTCTCCAGAATACACCGTGGGTCACTGCAGAACTATTATCAGTCTGGCCTGTTTATGCACGAAAAGATTCTGTACTCATTTGCAGATGTGAACAATTTGATGAGATGTGCAATATTCATGATTACTCTCTTGTTCTTCATTTCATTTTATCTGAATACAGGCTCGTGCCATTTGCACTAGACAATCAAAATGCCACATTGAGCATTCAAATTTCTCTCTCAACATCAACCAAATGCATGGAAACCAACTCCAACTGATAGTTCCACTCCAATCCTACTATTCAAATCAGTAGTTTcctttggaaaaaaaaagataaataaataaataaataaaattaaccatTAACCGGATGAAACTGAAATCAGCCAAACCACCGACTCAAAACCGGCGTTTGACAGATAGAAGGGATACAAATATAGCTGTAACCTATTGAATCACAAATAAACCTTTTTCCTGGTTCAAGAACACGTAGTATATAACCCATTAGTTTTGACAAATACACAATCATGATCTAAATCTCTCCCCACCTTAATTAAACCCCATCTTCTCTTTGCTAATTGCTATATGTGCTCTTCCATCAAAGGACAAAcggaaattttttttgtttatttatactACCAGCCACACAATAGCTGTGGTGCCAAACCAATAGAATAGAGATGGTAACTTCACATCCTTCAGATAAATCATCTTAAGCTTGGCACATACAATGCGGCGCTGGATATGTATATAAGGATTGTTTTGCCTTTCTCAGTCTGATCTGTCCTTGTCTGTTTTCATGCCCTTCAAGAACTGCTTGCTGAAAGTCTGACCAACTAATACTCTTGTTTAAGAACAGTTGTCCCAACAATACCATGTTGGGCCTTATGGTTTTCAAGTTCTTGTAAGTTCGATGTCCCAACTGTTTGCATCACAAAATTTGTCAACTTCTTGAACATTCTTAATGTATGCAATTGTAAATGTATACAGTCCAAATTCATAAACAATTTCAAAGATCCATGTCAACATACCAAGAAAGATACAGAAAAAGAAAGCGACAAGCCAAAAATGACAAGAAATTATTCAACAAATCCCAATTTGTATTTCATGAATTCCTTGTCTTTCAAATTCACctttttgttttaatattttctgtACAACTTTCTCAAATCTATAGCCAAATTTGGTCCTAACCCTGGTTGCACAAACTGTTTTAATAAGTGAAAAATGCCAATTGGGTAATGCCGCAATGGCCTTTACTATATACCAATATCCCGCTTCTTTCATTTGCAAT
This genomic interval from Manihot esculenta cultivar AM560-2 chromosome 12, M.esculenta_v8, whole genome shotgun sequence contains the following:
- the LOC110627504 gene encoding protein BUNDLE SHEATH DEFECTIVE 2, chloroplastic isoform X2 encodes the protein MIGFESNVRKEIRKRPNPPCVVCKGTGRVDCHYCFGKGRTNFVHLAMLPKGEWPKWCRTCGGSGLGYCSRCLGTGEYRYIMGFHFMNRDSNDKGPRSAADQLHSGDQLNSNQADKDSKDTNV
- the LOC110627504 gene encoding uncharacterized protein LOC110627504 isoform X1, which codes for MDCPVQMAARTDATLLTIVRLKAEGRNYSKSDSNNQKDSDGFPLPIGGTPKNTSLPCLSLTKPSWVVRTESNVRKEIRKRPNPPCVVCKGTGRVDCHYCFGKGRTNFVHLAMLPKGEWPKWCRTCGGSGLGYCSRCLGTGEYRYIMGFHFMNRDSNDKGPRSAADQLHSGDQLNSNQADKDSKDTNV